One window of Sinorhizobium fredii NGR234 genomic DNA carries:
- a CDS encoding sugar ABC transporter permease, with protein MADTTTHTAPFNRARSAEESPVKRFFRATEIDTRLLGMVGAMLIIWIGFHLLSGGLFLTARNLWNLSVQTASIAVMATGMVLVIVTRNIDLSVGSILGFVGMIMGVLQAELLPQLLGFNHPATWIITLLAGLLLGAGIGALHGVIIAFLNVPSFIVTLGGLLVWRGATWFVTSGRTVAPMDSTFRLMGGGTEGSIGATASWIVGLIACVAIVASIIHSRKQRKRFGFPRRPIWAEYFLSSVGCALVLGAVAIANYYPWPTNIARKYAEANGIAWPEGGLFIAHGIAIPVLIAILIGIIMTFIATRLRFGRYVFALGGNPEAAELAGIKTRWVTVRIFALMGMLCAVAAAISTARLNAATNAQGELDELYTIAAAVIGGTSLAGGMGTIAGAMLGALVMQSLQSGMVLLGIDSPLQRIVVGMVLVTAVWLDTVYRARAK; from the coding sequence ATGGCCGATACGACAACACATACCGCACCTTTCAATCGCGCCCGCAGCGCGGAGGAAAGCCCGGTGAAGCGCTTCTTCCGCGCCACCGAAATCGACACGCGCCTGCTCGGCATGGTCGGGGCGATGCTGATCATCTGGATCGGCTTCCATCTCCTGTCCGGCGGCCTGTTCCTGACGGCGCGCAACCTCTGGAACCTGTCGGTGCAGACCGCCTCGATCGCCGTCATGGCGACCGGGATGGTGCTGGTCATCGTCACCCGCAACATCGACCTCTCGGTCGGTTCGATTCTCGGCTTCGTCGGCATGATCATGGGCGTGCTGCAGGCGGAGCTGCTGCCGCAGTTGCTCGGCTTCAACCACCCGGCCACCTGGATCATCACGCTGCTGGCGGGCCTGTTGCTCGGCGCCGGCATCGGCGCGCTCCACGGGGTGATCATCGCCTTCCTGAACGTGCCGTCCTTCATCGTCACGCTCGGCGGACTGCTCGTCTGGCGCGGCGCCACCTGGTTCGTGACGAGCGGCCGCACCGTCGCACCGATGGACTCGACCTTCCGCCTGATGGGCGGCGGCACCGAGGGATCGATCGGCGCGACGGCGAGCTGGATCGTCGGGCTCATCGCCTGCGTCGCGATCGTCGCCAGCATCATCCATTCGCGCAAGCAGCGCAAACGCTTCGGCTTTCCGCGCCGCCCGATCTGGGCCGAGTATTTCCTGTCGTCGGTCGGTTGCGCCCTCGTGCTCGGCGCCGTGGCGATCGCCAACTATTATCCCTGGCCGACCAACATCGCCCGCAAATACGCCGAGGCCAACGGCATCGCCTGGCCGGAGGGCGGCCTGTTCATCGCCCACGGCATCGCCATTCCGGTGCTGATCGCCATCCTGATCGGCATCATCATGACCTTCATCGCCACGCGCCTCCGCTTCGGCCGCTACGTCTTCGCGCTCGGCGGCAACCCGGAAGCGGCCGAGCTTGCCGGCATCAAGACGCGCTGGGTCACCGTGCGGATATTCGCGCTGATGGGCATGCTCTGCGCCGTCGCCGCGGCGATCTCGACGGCCCGCCTCAATGCGGCAACCAACGCCCAGGGCGAGCTCGACGAGCTCTACACGATCGCCGCGGCCGTCATCGGCGGCACCTCGCTTGCCGGCGGCATGGGAACCATCGCCGGCGCCATGCTCGGCGCGCTCGTCATGCAATCGCTGCAGTCGGGCATGGTGCTGCTCGGCATCGATAGCCCGCTGCAGCGCATCGTCGTCGGCATGGTGCTCGTCACCGCCGTCTGGCTCGACACCGTCTACCGCGCCCGCGCCAAGTAA
- a CDS encoding ATP-binding cassette domain-containing protein, producing the protein MTEQRTPLVEMKNISISFGGIHAVDNASVDLYPGEVVALLGHNGAGKSTLIKILSGAYRRDAGEILINGEAADINNPRDAKKYGIETIYQTLAVADNVDAAANLYLGRELRTPWGTLDDVAMEAKAREVMGRLNPNFQRFKEPVKALSGGQRQSVAIARAILFNARILIMDEPTAALGPQETAQVGELIKQLKREGIGIFLISHDIHDVFDLADRVSVMKNGQVVGHARTDDVTKDEVLGMIIMGKVPAKAIPGPGAMQMA; encoded by the coding sequence ATGACTGAACAACGCACTCCGCTGGTGGAAATGAAGAACATTTCCATCTCCTTCGGCGGCATCCACGCGGTCGACAATGCCTCCGTCGATCTCTACCCCGGCGAGGTCGTGGCTCTTCTCGGCCACAACGGCGCCGGCAAGTCGACGCTGATCAAGATCCTCTCCGGCGCTTACCGGCGCGATGCCGGCGAGATCCTGATCAATGGCGAGGCGGCCGACATCAACAATCCGCGCGACGCCAAGAAATACGGCATCGAGACGATCTACCAGACGCTCGCCGTCGCCGACAACGTCGACGCCGCCGCCAACCTCTATCTCGGCCGGGAACTCCGCACCCCCTGGGGCACGCTCGACGACGTGGCGATGGAGGCGAAGGCCCGCGAGGTGATGGGCCGGCTCAATCCCAACTTCCAGCGCTTCAAGGAGCCGGTGAAGGCGCTCTCCGGCGGCCAGCGCCAATCGGTGGCGATCGCCCGCGCCATCCTCTTCAACGCCCGCATCCTGATCATGGACGAGCCGACGGCCGCGCTCGGGCCGCAGGAGACCGCCCAGGTCGGCGAGCTCATCAAGCAGTTGAAGCGCGAGGGCATCGGCATCTTCCTGATCAGCCACGACATCCACGACGTCTTCGACCTCGCCGACCGCGTCTCGGTGATGAAGAACGGCCAGGTCGTCGGCCACGCCCGCACCGACGACGTCACCAAGGACGAGGTGCTCGGCATGATCATCATGGGCAAGGTGCCGGCCAAGGCCATCCCCGGCCCCGGCGCGATGCAGATGGCTTGA
- a CDS encoding antibiotic biosynthesis monooxygenase family protein, producing the protein MTAFNVVRFKVKAGMEDIFLDAHRNIAAAWPGMRHANIVKTGEGRYCIIVEWESMEALAAARPQMIATLDSFREALEDLGGGLGVTDPVAGSVVLSLK; encoded by the coding sequence ATGACCGCGTTCAATGTCGTTCGATTCAAGGTAAAGGCCGGCATGGAGGACATCTTCCTCGATGCGCACCGCAACATCGCGGCGGCCTGGCCCGGCATGCGTCACGCCAATATCGTCAAGACCGGCGAAGGCCGCTACTGCATCATCGTCGAGTGGGAGAGCATGGAGGCGCTGGCCGCGGCGCGGCCCCAGATGATTGCCACGCTCGACAGCTTCCGCGAGGCGCTCGAGGACCTGGGTGGCGGGTTGGGCGTGACCGATCCGGTGGCGGGATCGGTTGTCCTCTCGTTGAAATAG
- a CDS encoding adenylate/guanylate cyclase domain-containing protein, producing the protein MDSTARICRGCWDQMHVPIPIRGPLALPFRAFGITRSKMNPNICTICERSFRYVKKQRHISDTATILFADIRGFTLLSERMDPVLLSEIVSAFQDRCAQAVWAHDGIVNKQMGDGLMAIFNFPIKIKHHVDAALAAALDIQRSCTSALASLDLRLDGPSLEALGVGVGVHTGQVEIGEFSTFRSDFTAIGSAVNLAARLESQAAAGEILVSVEAAVQAPDLMAGTQTRSFTLKGIDHPVPAHVLFKS; encoded by the coding sequence ATGGATTCGACCGCTCGCATCTGCCGTGGCTGCTGGGACCAGATGCACGTGCCTATCCCGATCCGGGGTCCGCTGGCGCTTCCGTTTCGCGCCTTCGGCATCACCCGGAGCAAGATGAACCCGAACATCTGCACGATCTGCGAGCGCTCCTTTCGATACGTCAAGAAGCAGCGCCATATCTCTGACACCGCAACGATCCTGTTTGCCGACATTCGCGGTTTCACGCTCCTCTCGGAGAGGATGGACCCGGTCCTCCTGAGTGAAATCGTCAGCGCCTTCCAGGACCGATGCGCCCAGGCGGTCTGGGCTCACGACGGGATCGTCAACAAGCAGATGGGCGACGGCCTGATGGCGATCTTCAACTTCCCGATAAAGATCAAGCATCATGTCGACGCGGCGCTCGCGGCTGCACTCGACATCCAGCGATCCTGCACTTCGGCCCTTGCGAGCCTGGATTTGCGCCTTGATGGGCCTTCGCTCGAGGCGCTCGGCGTCGGCGTCGGGGTTCATACCGGTCAGGTGGAGATCGGCGAGTTCTCGACCTTCCGCAGCGACTTCACGGCGATCGGCAGTGCGGTCAATCTGGCCGCAAGGCTTGAATCCCAGGCGGCCGCAGGCGAGATATTGGTCTCGGTCGAGGCAGCGGTGCAGGCGCCGGACCTGATGGCCGGCACGCAAACGCGAAGCTTCACGCTCAAGGGCATCGACCATCCCGTGCCGGCGCACGTCTTGTTCAAGAGTTGA
- a CDS encoding DUF488 domain-containing protein has translation MASLKLKRVYEAPEASDGTRILVDRLWPRGIAKDKARIDLWLKDIAPSDALRKRFHGKPEDWQAFCEAYAAELEGEGPQAAVKELRGFLKKGPVTLLYAARDESHNNAMALKRWLEEHR, from the coding sequence ATGGCATCACTCAAGCTGAAACGCGTCTATGAGGCCCCGGAAGCCTCGGACGGAACGCGCATTCTCGTCGACCGCCTGTGGCCGCGCGGCATCGCCAAGGACAAGGCGCGGATCGACCTCTGGCTGAAGGACATCGCGCCGAGCGACGCGTTGCGCAAGCGCTTCCATGGCAAGCCGGAGGATTGGCAGGCGTTCTGCGAGGCCTATGCGGCGGAACTGGAAGGCGAGGGGCCGCAGGCGGCAGTGAAAGAACTGCGCGGATTTCTCAAGAAAGGGCCGGTGACGCTGCTCTATGCGGCGCGCGACGAGAGTCACAACAATGCGATGGCGCTGAAGCGGTGGCTGGAGGAGCATCGGTAA
- a CDS encoding EF-hand domain-containing protein, with protein sequence MSPMRLPTVAALAVLMIVSPSGFAAAQTPAPMPPAGQMPDQDQDAQADQPDMQGNDEMRDGRRGERMRDRMRYGHRMRGGMMHRQMMKIMFAITDADNDGALSFEEISTIHKRIFDKVDVNRDGKATPEEIQAYFHN encoded by the coding sequence ATGTCACCGATGAGATTGCCAACCGTGGCCGCCCTTGCGGTGCTGATGATCGTCAGCCCGTCGGGCTTTGCTGCCGCGCAGACGCCCGCACCGATGCCGCCGGCCGGGCAAATGCCCGATCAGGACCAGGACGCGCAGGCGGATCAGCCGGATATGCAGGGCAACGACGAAATGCGCGATGGCCGGCGCGGCGAGCGCATGCGCGACCGGATGCGGTACGGCCACAGGATGCGGGGAGGGATGATGCACCGGCAGATGATGAAGATCATGTTCGCCATCACCGATGCGGACAACGACGGCGCGCTGTCCTTCGAGGAGATCAGCACCATCCATAAGCGGATCTTCGACAAGGTGGACGTCAACCGCGACGGCAAGGCGACGCCCGAGGAGATCCAGGCGTACTTCCACAATTAG
- a CDS encoding pyridoxal phosphate-dependent decarboxylase family protein: MDNGSVGGLFRRAAEHAARFRDTISDRHQRPDVSYLGSLAVFREPVPEEGTSGGEVIDDLAVKAEPGLHAMTGSRFFGWVIGGSHPVGVAADWMTSAWGQNAGNHHATPAAAAAEAVAADWLLDLLDLPRASSVGFVTGATVANFVCLAAARGAVLRRVGWDVEAQGLFGAPPVTVLIGDDAHATVFSALQFLGLGHDRLVRIRTDAIGRISAPAFAEEAAKISGPSIVILQAGQINTGAFDDFAALIPVARRIGAWVHVDGAFGLWARATPEKRALAEAVDGADSWATDGHKWLQTPYDCGYAIVRDEEAHRRAMTIAASYLPPSFEGERDPSHFVPELSRRARGFATWAMIKHLGRQGIATMVERHCRVAGQMAERLSGEDGIAVLNDVVLNQFMVRFGEGRPGEQADRLTQQTIERLQADGVCFAGGATWHGRKVMRVSVISWLIDDEAGKMAADAIVAAWRAVRETAATGPESARPPS; this comes from the coding sequence ATGGATAACGGATCGGTCGGTGGCCTTTTTCGCCGCGCGGCAGAACATGCCGCACGGTTCCGCGACACTATTTCCGATCGCCACCAAAGGCCCGATGTCTCCTATCTCGGCTCGCTGGCGGTGTTCCGCGAGCCGGTTCCGGAGGAGGGGACATCCGGTGGCGAGGTGATCGACGATCTTGCCGTCAAGGCGGAGCCCGGGCTTCACGCCATGACCGGATCGCGGTTTTTCGGCTGGGTGATCGGCGGTTCGCACCCGGTCGGCGTTGCGGCAGACTGGATGACCAGCGCCTGGGGGCAGAATGCCGGCAACCACCACGCGACGCCGGCGGCCGCTGCGGCGGAAGCAGTTGCAGCCGACTGGCTGCTCGATCTACTCGATCTGCCGCGGGCAAGTTCCGTCGGTTTCGTCACCGGGGCGACGGTGGCGAACTTCGTTTGTCTCGCCGCGGCGCGCGGCGCGGTGCTGAGGCGTGTCGGCTGGGATGTCGAGGCGCAGGGTCTTTTCGGCGCGCCGCCGGTCACCGTGCTGATCGGCGACGACGCGCATGCGACAGTCTTTTCGGCGCTGCAATTTCTCGGCCTCGGGCATGACCGCCTCGTTCGGATCAGGACCGACGCCATCGGCCGGATCAGCGCACCGGCCTTCGCCGAAGAGGCGGCCAAGATTTCCGGCCCGTCGATCGTCATCCTGCAGGCCGGGCAGATCAATACCGGCGCGTTCGACGATTTCGCCGCGCTCATTCCGGTCGCCCGGCGGATCGGCGCCTGGGTCCATGTCGACGGCGCCTTCGGCCTCTGGGCGCGTGCCACCCCGGAGAAGCGGGCGCTGGCCGAAGCGGTCGATGGGGCCGATTCCTGGGCGACCGATGGCCACAAATGGCTGCAGACGCCCTATGATTGCGGCTACGCCATCGTCCGCGACGAGGAGGCCCATCGCCGGGCGATGACGATCGCCGCGAGCTATCTGCCACCGAGCTTTGAGGGCGAGCGGGACCCCAGCCATTTCGTGCCGGAGCTGTCGCGCCGCGCCCGCGGCTTTGCCACCTGGGCGATGATCAAGCATCTCGGCCGCCAGGGCATCGCCACCATGGTCGAGCGGCATTGCCGGGTTGCCGGCCAGATGGCCGAGCGGCTGAGCGGCGAAGACGGCATCGCCGTTCTGAACGACGTCGTGCTCAACCAGTTCATGGTCCGCTTCGGTGAGGGCCGGCCGGGCGAGCAAGCCGACCGGCTGACGCAACAGACGATCGAAAGGCTGCAGGCCGACGGCGTCTGCTTCGCCGGCGGCGCGACCTGGCACGGGCGAAAAGTGATGCGTGTTTCGGTCATCTCGTGGTTGATCGATGACGAGGCCGGGAAGATGGCGGCAGACGCCATCGTCGCCGCCTGGCGGGCTGTCAGAGAGACCGCCGCCACCGGCCCCGAATCGGCACGCCCGCCCAGTTAG
- a CDS encoding FAD-binding oxidoreductase: protein MNDMSLTNLQAGKTTISAAAIEALAGRLRGRVLDARDPAYDEARTIWNAMVDRRPGLIVRAAGASDVINAVRFAAENQLLVAVRGGGHNIAGNAVCDGGLMIDLSPMKSVRVDQTTKRAWAEPGATLADVDKETQAFRLVLPTGINSTTGIAGLTLGGGFGWTTRKFGLTIDNLLSADVVTANGELVRASPTEHRDLFWALRGGGGNFGVVTAFEFQLHELGPEVLAGLVVHPFADAENVLRQYRQALENAPDELTCWTVMRQAPPLPFLPEEWHGKEILALAMCYCGDVEAGQKATAGLRGIGKPIADVVGPAPFVAWQQAFDPLLAPGARNYWKSHDFMELSDLTIGILTDAIRQLPGPECEIFVGHVGGAAGRVAAEETAFPQRSSHFVMNVHARWREPQMDRACIEWARRLFEAAKPHAAGTAYINFMPEDEGDRVEAAYGGNYGRLLEVKGRYDPQNLFRMNQNVRPAGLRGAA, encoded by the coding sequence ATGAACGATATGAGCCTCACCAATCTGCAAGCAGGAAAGACAACGATCAGCGCCGCGGCCATCGAGGCCCTTGCGGGGCGGCTGCGCGGCCGGGTGCTGGACGCGCGCGACCCGGCCTATGACGAGGCGCGCACCATCTGGAACGCGATGGTCGACCGCCGGCCCGGCCTGATCGTCAGGGCAGCCGGCGCCTCCGACGTCATCAACGCGGTACGGTTCGCGGCGGAGAACCAGTTGCTCGTTGCGGTGCGCGGCGGCGGGCACAATATCGCCGGCAATGCGGTCTGCGACGGCGGGCTGATGATCGATCTCTCGCCGATGAAATCGGTACGGGTCGACCAGACGACAAAGCGGGCCTGGGCTGAGCCGGGTGCCACGCTTGCCGATGTCGACAAGGAAACCCAGGCCTTCCGGCTCGTGCTGCCGACCGGTATCAACTCGACCACCGGCATTGCCGGCCTGACGCTCGGCGGCGGCTTCGGCTGGACCACGCGCAAATTCGGACTGACGATCGACAACCTGCTCTCGGCCGACGTGGTGACGGCAAATGGCGAGCTGGTGCGCGCCAGCCCGACGGAGCATCGCGACCTGTTCTGGGCGCTCCGGGGCGGCGGCGGCAACTTCGGCGTCGTCACGGCCTTCGAGTTCCAGCTCCACGAGCTAGGTCCCGAGGTGCTCGCAGGCCTTGTGGTGCATCCCTTTGCCGATGCGGAAAACGTCCTCCGGCAGTACCGGCAGGCCCTCGAAAATGCGCCGGACGAGCTCACCTGCTGGACGGTCATGCGGCAGGCGCCGCCACTGCCGTTCCTGCCGGAGGAATGGCACGGCAAGGAAATCCTTGCGCTGGCGATGTGCTACTGCGGCGATGTCGAGGCCGGTCAGAAGGCCACGGCGGGCTTGCGCGGGATCGGCAAGCCGATCGCCGATGTCGTCGGCCCCGCGCCCTTTGTCGCCTGGCAGCAGGCCTTCGACCCGCTGCTGGCGCCGGGCGCCCGCAACTACTGGAAGAGCCATGACTTCATGGAGCTTTCGGATCTGACGATCGGCATCCTCACCGACGCCATCCGGCAATTGCCCGGGCCGGAATGCGAGATCTTCGTCGGCCATGTCGGCGGTGCCGCCGGCCGGGTCGCCGCGGAGGAGACCGCCTTCCCACAGCGCAGTTCGCATTTCGTCATGAATGTCCACGCCCGCTGGCGCGAACCGCAGATGGACCGGGCCTGCATCGAATGGGCACGGCGGCTCTTCGAGGCGGCCAAGCCCCATGCCGCCGGCACCGCCTATATCAACTTCATGCCCGAGGACGAGGGCGACCGGGTCGAGGCCGCCTATGGCGGCAACTACGGGCGTCTTCTCGAAGTCAAGGGCCGCTACGATCCGCAGAACCTGTTCCGGATGAACCAGAACGTCCGCCCGGCCGGGCTGCGCGGCGCGGCATGA
- the rfbF gene encoding glucose-1-phosphate cytidylyltransferase, producing MKVVILAGGYGTRISEESHLRPKPMIEIGGRPILWHIMKIYSHYGFSDFVICLGYRGYMIKEYFSNYILHLSDVTFDMATGETIYHSSKAEPWRVTLVDTGPESMTGGRLKRVGEYLGDTFCLTYGDGVADIDIRALTDFHLRHGHEATVTSVVPPGRYGALAIEAGQVKSFTEKPAGDNGRINGGFFVLNRSVLDRIEGDHVAFESAPLEGLARDGELMAFPHDGFWRPMDTLRDKNQLEELWQQNRAPWKLWS from the coding sequence ATGAAGGTCGTCATTCTCGCCGGCGGATACGGCACCCGCATCTCCGAGGAAAGCCACCTGAGGCCGAAGCCGATGATCGAGATCGGCGGGCGACCGATCCTCTGGCACATCATGAAGATCTACAGCCACTACGGCTTTTCCGACTTCGTGATCTGCCTCGGCTACCGCGGTTACATGATCAAGGAGTATTTCTCCAACTACATACTGCATCTGTCCGATGTCACCTTCGACATGGCGACGGGCGAGACGATCTACCACTCGAGCAAGGCGGAGCCCTGGCGCGTGACGCTGGTGGATACGGGGCCTGAGTCCATGACCGGCGGGCGGCTGAAGCGCGTCGGCGAATATCTCGGCGACACGTTCTGCCTCACCTATGGTGACGGCGTGGCCGACATCGACATCCGCGCGCTCACCGATTTCCACCTTCGCCACGGCCACGAGGCGACGGTCACCAGCGTCGTGCCGCCGGGACGATACGGGGCGCTCGCGATCGAGGCCGGACAGGTGAAGAGCTTCACCGAAAAGCCGGCCGGCGACAACGGCCGCATCAATGGCGGCTTCTTCGTGCTGAACCGCTCCGTCCTCGACCGGATCGAAGGCGACCACGTGGCCTTCGAAAGCGCGCCGCTCGAAGGGCTGGCGCGAGACGGAGAGCTGATGGCCTTCCCGCACGACGGCTTCTGGCGCCCGATGGACACGCTGCGCGACAAGAATCAGCTGGAAGAGCTCTGGCAGCAGAACCGCGCGCCGTGGAAGCTCTGGTCATGA
- the rfbG gene encoding CDP-glucose 4,6-dehydratase codes for MSRLPDPDFWRGKRVLLTGHTGFKGSWAGLWLTKMGAEVTGYALPPASDPSLHALLHANGLPNGQFGDIRDGEALATVTRKCDPEIILHMAAQPLVRESYATPAETFDVNVMGTVRLLEAARAVPSVKAILVVTTDKVYRNDESGRHFQESDTLGGHDPYSGSKAACEVAVATWRSAYFHESGIRVATARGGNVIGGGDFSADRLVPDIVRAALSGTRLNIRSPLATRPWQHVLDCLNGYFLFAEALYDGAGDVDALNFGPSPAEPQVPVRDVANAIQAAMGLEPEWDDVSSLKQPREMQTLGLDPALAAESLVWRARFTQQQAIDWTARWYDGWRRGKAPLELTLDQIDAFTKGR; via the coding sequence ATGAGCCGCCTGCCCGATCCCGATTTCTGGAGAGGCAAGCGCGTCCTGCTGACCGGCCACACCGGCTTCAAGGGCAGCTGGGCCGGCCTGTGGCTGACGAAGATGGGCGCCGAGGTCACCGGCTATGCCTTGCCGCCTGCGTCCGACCCGTCGCTCCATGCGCTGCTGCACGCGAACGGCCTGCCGAACGGGCAGTTCGGCGACATCCGCGACGGCGAGGCGCTCGCCACTGTCACACGGAAGTGCGACCCGGAAATCATCCTGCATATGGCCGCCCAGCCGCTGGTGCGCGAAAGCTACGCGACGCCCGCCGAGACCTTCGACGTCAACGTCATGGGGACGGTCCGCCTGCTGGAAGCGGCGCGCGCGGTGCCCTCGGTCAAGGCGATCCTCGTCGTGACCACCGACAAGGTCTATCGCAACGACGAGAGCGGCCGGCATTTCCAGGAAAGCGACACGCTCGGCGGCCACGACCCCTATTCCGGCTCCAAGGCCGCCTGCGAGGTCGCGGTGGCGACCTGGCGCAGCGCCTACTTCCATGAGAGCGGCATCCGTGTCGCCACGGCCCGCGGCGGCAACGTCATCGGCGGCGGCGACTTTTCCGCCGACCGGCTCGTGCCCGATATCGTCCGCGCCGCTCTCTCCGGCACCAGGCTCAACATCCGCAGCCCGCTCGCGACGCGCCCCTGGCAGCACGTCCTCGACTGCCTGAACGGTTATTTCCTCTTCGCCGAAGCGCTCTATGACGGCGCCGGCGACGTCGATGCCCTGAACTTCGGCCCCTCGCCCGCCGAGCCGCAGGTCCCCGTGCGGGATGTGGCAAACGCCATCCAGGCGGCAATGGGGCTCGAACCCGAATGGGACGACGTCTCGTCGCTCAAGCAACCGCGCGAGATGCAGACGCTCGGCCTCGACCCGGCGCTCGCGGCCGAGAGCCTCGTCTGGCGCGCCCGGTTCACCCAGCAGCAGGCGATCGACTGGACCGCCCGCTGGTACGACGGCTGGCGCCGGGGCAAGGCGCCGCTGGAACTTACGCTCGATCAGATCGACGCATTCACGAAAGGCCGCTGA
- a CDS encoding class I SAM-dependent methyltransferase, which produces MSHSCRFCATPLETVVADLGATPWSNSFLEPTEAAIAREKAFPLKVMVCSECLLVQTTETVPADEIFNADYHYLSSFSTSWLEHARRYAETMTERFGLDGTSQVVEVASNDGYLLQYFAANGIPVLGVEPAGNAAKIAESRNVPTHVAFFGRDTANELVGRGIRADLTAANNVLAHVPDIADFVGGFAILLKADGVATFEFPHLLRLIEGIQFDTIYHEHYSYLSLVAVERIFAACGLKVFDVEELPTHGGSLRVYAQPATGTRVATEGLAKVRADEAKAGLTEMATYIAFGERIAAVCEGFRTFLREARSEGKRVAAYGAAAKGNTFLNVCGVTAADIDFIVDRNDLKQGKLSPGSHVPIHEPAKLEAAKPDYVVILPWNLTDEIVSAHAYIRSWGGRFVVAIPEVRVI; this is translated from the coding sequence ATGTCTCACTCCTGCCGCTTCTGTGCGACCCCGCTTGAAACCGTCGTCGCCGATCTCGGCGCGACGCCCTGGTCGAACTCTTTTCTCGAGCCGACCGAGGCAGCGATCGCCCGCGAAAAGGCCTTTCCGCTGAAAGTGATGGTCTGTTCGGAATGCCTGCTCGTCCAGACCACCGAGACGGTGCCTGCCGACGAGATCTTCAACGCCGACTATCACTATCTCTCGTCCTTCTCGACGAGCTGGTTGGAGCACGCCCGGCGCTATGCCGAGACGATGACCGAACGCTTCGGTCTCGACGGCACCTCGCAGGTCGTCGAGGTCGCCTCGAACGACGGCTATCTGCTGCAATATTTCGCCGCCAACGGGATCCCTGTGCTCGGCGTCGAGCCGGCCGGCAACGCCGCGAAGATCGCCGAAAGCCGCAACGTGCCGACCCATGTCGCCTTCTTCGGCCGCGATACGGCGAACGAGCTGGTCGGCCGCGGCATCCGCGCCGACCTGACGGCCGCCAACAATGTTCTCGCCCACGTGCCTGACATAGCCGACTTCGTCGGCGGCTTTGCGATCCTTCTCAAAGCCGATGGCGTCGCGACCTTCGAATTCCCGCACCTGTTGCGGCTGATCGAGGGCATCCAGTTCGACACGATCTATCACGAGCACTATTCCTACCTGTCGCTCGTCGCCGTCGAGCGGATCTTCGCCGCCTGCGGGCTGAAGGTCTTCGATGTCGAAGAACTGCCGACCCATGGCGGATCGCTGCGCGTCTACGCCCAGCCAGCGACCGGCACCCGGGTCGCAACCGAAGGGCTCGCCAAGGTCCGGGCCGACGAGGCGAAGGCCGGGCTCACCGAAATGGCGACCTATATCGCCTTCGGCGAACGGATCGCCGCCGTTTGCGAGGGTTTCCGTACCTTTCTGCGAGAAGCCAGGAGCGAAGGCAAGCGGGTGGCCGCCTATGGCGCGGCGGCCAAGGGCAACACGTTCCTCAATGTCTGCGGCGTGACGGCGGCCGATATCGACTTCATCGTCGACCGCAACGACCTGAAACAGGGCAAGCTCTCGCCGGGCAGCCATGTCCCGATCCACGAGCCGGCCAAGCTCGAAGCGGCGAAGCCCGATTACGTGGTCATCCTGCCCTGGAACCTCACCGACGAGATCGTCAGCGCCCATGCCTATATCCGCAGCTGGGGCGGCCGCTTCGTCGTCGCCATCCCGGAAGTGCGGGTGATCTGA